In Maridesulfovibrio sp., a single genomic region encodes these proteins:
- a CDS encoding DUF523 and DUF1722 domain-containing protein produces the protein MGENSSGDARIKLGIARCLLGENVRYDGGHKLDTYLRDVLGQYVEWVPVCPEVECGMTVPREALRLAGDVSAPRLVGRRSGEDWTERMTEWGWTRLDALEKEGLCGYIFKHGSPSNAMGRMKVFQENGRVLYTGRGIWAAMVMERFPWMPCEDDGRLHDARIRENFITRIFTLKRWKDAVAGDVTVEVDKGVKRGAVVDFHTRHKMLVLAHNEKIYREMGRLVASTGTMAPEVMEAQYLELLLKALNFMPTAKKHVNVLDHAMGYFKKDISSDEKAELKEVIEQYRCGLVPLIVPIALLNHHVRKHGKDYLKKQYYLNPFPVELMLRNHV, from the coding sequence ATGGGAGAAAACAGCAGCGGAGACGCCAGAATAAAACTGGGAATAGCCAGATGCCTTCTTGGGGAAAATGTCCGCTATGATGGCGGACACAAGCTTGATACATATCTGCGGGACGTTTTAGGACAGTATGTGGAGTGGGTTCCTGTCTGTCCTGAAGTTGAATGCGGAATGACTGTTCCTAGGGAGGCTCTGCGCCTTGCAGGTGATGTCTCGGCCCCGAGGCTGGTCGGGCGCAGATCCGGTGAGGATTGGACCGAGCGTATGACTGAATGGGGCTGGACGCGGCTGGATGCATTGGAAAAAGAGGGGCTTTGCGGATATATTTTCAAACACGGGTCTCCCTCAAATGCAATGGGGCGGATGAAGGTCTTTCAGGAAAACGGAAGGGTTCTGTATACTGGCCGGGGCATATGGGCTGCCATGGTCATGGAGCGTTTTCCATGGATGCCCTGCGAGGATGACGGCAGGCTGCATGATGCTCGCATAAGGGAAAATTTCATAACGCGAATCTTCACCCTCAAGCGCTGGAAGGATGCCGTTGCCGGAGATGTGACCGTAGAAGTTGATAAAGGAGTTAAAAGAGGCGCGGTCGTGGATTTTCATACGCGGCACAAAATGCTGGTTCTGGCTCATAACGAGAAAATATACCGGGAAATGGGCCGGCTTGTCGCGTCCACCGGAACAATGGCGCCTGAGGTTATGGAAGCACAGTATCTGGAACTGCTTTTAAAGGCGTTGAATTTTATGCCCACGGCAAAGAAGCATGTAAATGTTCTGGATCATGCTATGGGATATTTCAAAAAGGATATCAGTTCCGATGAAAAGGCGGAGCTGAAAGAAGTGATAGAGCAGTATCGTTGCGGGCTTGTTCCACTTATTGTACCAATTGCCCTGCTCAACCATCATGTGCGGAAACATGGCAAGGATTATCTGAAAAAACAGTATTATCTCAATCCGTTTCCCGTTGAACTGATGCTGCGCAACCACGTTTGA
- a CDS encoding deoxyribodipyrimidine photo-lyase, translated as MKHIDSRRIYALNRAGDTVGPVVYWMSREQRVRDNWGLLHARFAAGESRQLAVVFCLMKSYPGAALRHYDFMLRGLEEVESSLAELGIPFLLRTGNPESEIPALAGEIGAGLIVTDFDPLRIKRQWQGRIAKQLEISLLEVDGHNVVPARFVSDKREYAARTFRPKVQKLLPEFLTDFPDLLPMRGESLPIARTDWGAARDYIDVDRGVGPVSLVPGESAARNRLEGFISKQLSYYAEQRNDPNADAVSGLSPYFHFGQLAPQRAAFEVAHSGVGMNQEAYLEELVVRRELSDNFCLHSPAYDSLEAAPEWALKTLGECTGDSRSYVYSQDEFERAATHSALWNAAQNQLLRSGSMHGYMRMYWAKKVLEWSASPEAALDTVNMLNDRYALDGRDPNGYVGALWSIAGLHDRPWKKRPVFGSVRYMNEKGCRRKFDVDRYIERWGA; from the coding sequence ATGAAACATATAGACAGTCGCAGAATATATGCCCTGAATCGTGCAGGTGATACCGTCGGTCCTGTTGTGTACTGGATGAGCCGGGAACAGCGCGTGCGTGACAACTGGGGACTGCTGCATGCCCGGTTTGCGGCCGGTGAATCCCGTCAGCTTGCGGTCGTGTTCTGCCTTATGAAATCATATCCCGGAGCCGCTCTGCGGCATTACGACTTCATGCTCCGCGGCCTTGAGGAAGTGGAATCCTCCCTGGCTGAACTGGGAATACCGTTTCTGTTGCGAACGGGTAATCCTGAATCGGAAATCCCGGCACTGGCAGGCGAAATCGGAGCCGGGTTGATCGTTACCGACTTCGACCCCCTGCGTATAAAACGGCAATGGCAGGGACGTATTGCGAAACAGCTGGAAATTTCGCTTCTGGAGGTGGACGGGCATAACGTGGTCCCGGCCAGATTTGTAAGTGATAAACGTGAATATGCGGCCCGGACATTCCGGCCGAAGGTTCAAAAACTTCTGCCGGAATTTCTGACAGATTTTCCCGATCTTCTTCCCATGCGGGGAGAGTCTTTACCGATCGCCAGAACTGATTGGGGGGCGGCGCGGGATTATATTGATGTGGATCGGGGCGTTGGCCCTGTATCGCTGGTTCCGGGGGAGAGTGCCGCGCGTAACCGGCTGGAAGGATTTATTTCGAAGCAGCTTTCTTATTATGCGGAGCAGCGTAACGACCCTAATGCAGATGCTGTTTCAGGGTTGTCTCCTTATTTCCATTTCGGGCAGCTTGCTCCGCAGCGTGCGGCATTTGAAGTTGCGCACAGCGGGGTGGGTATGAATCAGGAAGCGTATCTGGAGGAGCTTGTTGTGCGCAGGGAACTTTCGGATAATTTCTGCCTGCACTCGCCGGCATATGATTCTCTGGAAGCCGCCCCGGAATGGGCACTGAAGACTCTCGGAGAATGCACCGGAGATTCACGCAGCTATGTTTATTCGCAGGACGAATTCGAGCGCGCGGCAACACATTCCGCCCTTTGGAATGCCGCGCAGAATCAACTCCTGCGCAGTGGAAGCATGCACGGATACATGCGTATGTACTGGGCCAAGAAAGTGCTTGAATGGTCGGCATCGCCGGAAGCGGCGCTTGATACCGTTAATATGCTTAATGACCGTTATGCTCTGGACGGGCGTGATCCCAACGGATACGTCGGCGCGCTGTGGTCCATTGCGGGATTGCATGACCGGCCGTGGAAGAAACGTCCGGTATTCGGTTCCGTAAGATATATGAATGAGAAGGGCTGTCGCAGAAAATTTGATGTGGACCGGTATATTGAACGGTGGGGGGCTTGA
- a CDS encoding PAS domain S-box protein, whose protein sequence is MQDSETLKSQLSQSEIKFRTLFDSLEDSVIMYEVLPDGSRGLIRDVNKAACNRLGYSRDELLGMTVMDLDTPESETWKTPVEVRYAAGPALFEASHHAKNGTLIPVEINARKFMYEGQEMILAICRDIRARKEAEKVKERHLATLEAEVEKRTAALRTINNTLRTQAKERKIAERKAVQAENNLRGLIDASHQSIFMVDPDGVVLYVNKTVADNLGSTPEQMVGTNIYDYIAPDLAAARKQKLTQAVRSGEIIKFNDKRNESHIFHTIYPIIEKNSVTRAAVYAEDLSEKLSTELKLEQSRHIRSVLYDILSHSQSTDNLEELLASIHQIMIKELRADNFHVALIDENRRQLTFEYCFDKISVSCPSIRDIDDPDNRQLPLLPLRKNRITQLEKAEILAMQEERVIDVPTTEIPEVWLGVPMKIRGTTIGTLIVQHYDRCDKYTDEDLKLFEACSDQIAIAIERKKYDSAIKESEQQFRALYEENNSVMFIIDPTDGQILAANSAAEKMYGMPRTELCSKFIYELNTMSRAEVNAAMTRAREKNQRSFIFKHRISGGEVRDVEVFSGPFQFKGETRLISIVLDITDRLKNERELSRAKENAIAANKTKDEFLANISHEIRTPLNGVMGMLQLLQRAAMPEDQANSINIALQSSRNLLRVLDDILDLSKMEAGTLILIKSAFSLKGLLDECVNLFDFQARDKGIALTCEMKIDEDMDYVGDEGRLRQVIFNILGNALKFTETGSVRIEVETLPEMTPDKRMLHFRITDTGIGIPDDKLDTIFESFTQVDGSLSRRYKGAGLGLSIVKRLVGLMDGSINITSELGRGTSISVKIPVGTAPGKKEKQTEGSVSPAAPMKIMLVEDEMVNRMMARRILEQMGHEIVCAENGQECLRMLAENKVDVILMDIQMPVMNGLEAARKIRQEEAYRVFSDIPIVALSAHANAESRRKAEKSGMNGYICKPFEWDELERALRDVDPR, encoded by the coding sequence ATGCAGGACTCTGAAACACTAAAATCCCAATTATCGCAAAGCGAAATTAAATTTCGTACTCTTTTTGATTCTCTGGAAGATTCCGTAATCATGTACGAAGTACTCCCGGACGGCAGCAGAGGACTGATCAGGGATGTGAACAAGGCCGCCTGCAACAGGCTGGGGTATTCACGGGATGAACTGCTCGGCATGACGGTAATGGATCTTGACACTCCGGAATCCGAGACGTGGAAAACCCCGGTCGAAGTCAGATATGCCGCCGGACCGGCTCTTTTTGAGGCCTCTCACCATGCCAAAAACGGCACCCTCATTCCGGTGGAAATCAACGCAAGAAAATTCATGTATGAAGGTCAGGAGATGATCCTGGCCATCTGCCGTGACATAAGAGCACGCAAGGAAGCGGAAAAAGTTAAGGAAAGACATCTTGCCACTCTGGAAGCGGAGGTGGAAAAAAGAACTGCAGCCCTGAGGACAATAAACAACACTCTAAGAACTCAGGCAAAAGAAAGAAAAATAGCAGAGCGTAAGGCAGTACAGGCGGAGAATAATCTCCGGGGGCTTATTGATGCCAGCCACCAGTCCATTTTCATGGTCGATCCGGACGGAGTTGTTTTATACGTAAACAAAACAGTCGCCGACAATCTGGGCTCAACTCCGGAACAGATGGTGGGAACAAACATTTATGACTATATTGCACCGGATCTTGCCGCCGCCAGAAAACAGAAACTCACTCAGGCTGTAAGAAGTGGAGAAATTATCAAATTCAACGACAAACGGAATGAAAGTCATATTTTCCACACCATCTACCCGATAATTGAAAAAAACAGCGTAACAAGAGCTGCTGTCTATGCCGAAGACCTGAGTGAAAAACTTAGCACGGAACTGAAACTGGAACAGTCCAGACATATCCGCTCTGTTCTATACGATATCCTGAGCCACTCCCAATCTACCGACAATCTGGAGGAACTCCTCGCTTCCATCCATCAGATCATGATTAAGGAACTGCGGGCCGATAATTTCCATGTCGCTCTCATTGACGAAAATCGCCGGCAACTGACTTTCGAATACTGCTTTGACAAAATTTCAGTCTCCTGCCCGTCCATCCGAGACATAGACGATCCGGACAACAGGCAACTTCCCCTTCTTCCCCTCCGGAAAAACAGGATAACCCAATTGGAAAAGGCTGAAATCCTGGCTATGCAGGAAGAAAGGGTAATCGATGTTCCCACCACGGAAATTCCGGAAGTATGGCTCGGCGTTCCCATGAAAATACGCGGAACCACGATAGGGACTCTGATCGTCCAGCATTATGACCGCTGCGACAAATATACGGATGAGGACCTAAAACTGTTTGAGGCCTGCTCGGACCAGATAGCCATAGCAATTGAAAGAAAAAAATACGACTCGGCCATAAAGGAAAGCGAACAGCAGTTCAGGGCTCTTTACGAAGAAAACAACTCCGTAATGTTCATAATAGACCCGACCGACGGACAAATACTGGCAGCAAACAGTGCTGCCGAAAAAATGTACGGAATGCCGCGGACGGAACTATGCAGCAAATTCATCTACGAACTTAACACCATGAGCAGGGCTGAAGTAAATGCGGCCATGACCAGAGCCAGGGAAAAAAACCAGCGGAGCTTCATTTTCAAACACCGTATCTCCGGTGGAGAGGTACGGGACGTGGAGGTGTTCTCCGGTCCTTTCCAGTTCAAAGGGGAAACCAGACTCATTTCCATTGTGCTGGACATTACGGACCGGCTTAAAAACGAAAGGGAGTTGTCCAGAGCAAAGGAAAATGCAATTGCCGCCAACAAGACCAAAGATGAATTTCTGGCCAACATCAGCCATGAGATAAGAACTCCCCTGAACGGAGTGATGGGCATGCTTCAGCTGCTGCAGCGTGCCGCCATGCCTGAAGATCAGGCAAACAGTATTAATATCGCCCTGCAATCCTCACGCAACCTGCTGCGGGTGCTGGACGACATCCTTGACCTCTCCAAGATGGAAGCCGGCACACTGATTCTCATCAAATCCGCATTCTCGCTTAAAGGACTGCTGGACGAATGCGTGAACCTTTTCGATTTCCAGGCCAGAGACAAAGGCATCGCCCTGACCTGCGAGATGAAGATAGATGAGGATATGGATTACGTTGGTGACGAGGGAAGACTCAGGCAGGTGATCTTCAATATTCTGGGAAACGCACTCAAATTTACCGAGACCGGTTCTGTCCGCATTGAAGTTGAGACTCTTCCGGAAATGACCCCGGACAAAAGGATGCTTCATTTCCGCATAACCGATACCGGGATAGGGATTCCGGACGACAAGCTGGATACGATTTTCGAATCCTTCACTCAGGTCGACGGTTCTCTTTCCAGACGTTACAAAGGTGCAGGGCTGGGGCTTTCCATTGTAAAAAGGCTTGTAGGACTCATGGACGGCTCCATAAACATCACAAGTGAACTGGGCCGCGGAACATCCATCAGCGTAAAAATCCCGGTCGGAACTGCTCCCGGCAAAAAGGAAAAACAGACAGAGGGCTCCGTTTCACCGGCAGCTCCGATGAAAATAATGCTGGTGGAGGACGAAATGGTAAACAGGATGATGGCCCGGCGCATACTGGAACAGATGGGACACGAAATAGTCTGTGCGGAAAACGGGCAGGAGTGCCTGAGAATGCTGGCAGAGAACAAAGTGGATGTAATCCTGATGGACATTCAGATGCCGGTAATGAACGGACTTGAAGCCGCCAGAAAAATCCGGCAGGAAGAAGCCTACCGAGTTTTCAGTGATATTCCGATCGTGGCCCTGTCCGCGCACGCCAACGCCGAAAGCCGCCGGAAAGCGGAGAAAAGCGGAATGAACGGTTATATCTGCAAACCCTTTGAGTGGGATGAACTCGAAAGAGCCCTGCGGGACGTAGATCCCCGCTGA
- a CDS encoding substrate-binding domain-containing protein — translation MFIPKATLPHFWRTVCMGAHTAVSDSNTRIIWRGPRVENKSDAQKHLIEFYTAKHVDAMVIAPAHKNRLNESIDKAIKAGIKVVIVDSRTSANRQDSLIATDNYQAGRIGAKILLEKTKGKGSLLLMGNVPDNGSISDREQGFIDAVHELSPGTTVIKLNTQEGTRMEAQLAAEEILQSSIPLSGIFSDSEVSSEGVLYALKKLGITGIPFVAFDYTEELLSALKTGLVDVVIAQTPFAMGYMGVRTAMELLEGKEVPATMKCPIKILTRENIDRNEILRCLRKADEEEKAACPICFN, via the coding sequence GTGTTCATCCCGAAAGCGACACTTCCGCATTTCTGGAGGACTGTGTGCATGGGGGCGCACACAGCGGTAAGCGACAGCAATACAAGGATTATATGGCGTGGCCCCAGAGTGGAGAACAAATCCGATGCCCAGAAACACCTGATTGAATTCTATACAGCGAAACATGTGGACGCTATGGTGATCGCTCCGGCCCACAAAAACAGACTCAACGAAAGTATCGACAAAGCCATCAAGGCCGGCATCAAAGTCGTAATAGTAGACTCCAGAACATCAGCCAACCGTCAAGACAGCCTTATTGCCACGGACAATTATCAGGCGGGAAGAATAGGTGCAAAAATTCTGCTGGAAAAGACGAAAGGGAAAGGATCGCTTCTGCTTATGGGCAATGTTCCGGACAATGGTTCCATATCCGACAGGGAGCAGGGATTCATAGATGCCGTCCACGAATTATCGCCGGGCACCACGGTTATAAAGCTGAACACTCAGGAAGGAACCAGAATGGAGGCCCAGCTTGCTGCGGAGGAAATACTGCAAAGCAGTATTCCGCTGTCCGGAATATTTTCCGACAGCGAAGTTTCCTCGGAAGGAGTCCTGTACGCGCTGAAAAAACTCGGCATCACGGGCATACCGTTTGTTGCCTTCGATTACACCGAGGAACTGCTTTCGGCCCTGAAGACCGGGCTTGTAGACGTTGTAATCGCCCAGACTCCATTTGCCATGGGTTATATGGGCGTACGCACGGCAATGGAACTGCTGGAGGGAAAAGAGGTGCCCGCCACAATGAAATGCCCGATAAAAATACTTACCAGAGAAAATATAGACCGCAATGAAATCCTGCGCTGCCTGCGCAAAGCCGATGAGGAGGAAAAAGCGGCCTGCCCTATCTGCTTCAACTGA
- a CDS encoding putative quinol monooxygenase: MIILTATVQAAQGKEKDLEDILRELVRKTASEKGAVEYRLHKVAGVTGKYRFIEKFKDQAAFDLHSGSDHFKKLGAAMEPFVIENELEMLELLDSIPENQSK, encoded by the coding sequence ATGATAATTCTCACCGCGACAGTTCAGGCTGCGCAAGGAAAAGAAAAAGACCTTGAGGATATCCTGAGGGAACTGGTCAGAAAAACGGCCAGCGAAAAAGGCGCTGTTGAATACCGGCTGCACAAGGTTGCCGGAGTTACCGGGAAATACCGCTTCATTGAAAAATTCAAGGATCAGGCCGCGTTTGACTTACATTCGGGTTCGGATCACTTCAAAAAACTGGGAGCCGCAATGGAACCGTTTGTGATCGAGAATGAACTTGAGATGCTGGAACTGCTGGACTCCATTCCAGAAAACCAATCGAAATAA
- a CDS encoding pancreas/duodenum homeobox protein 1 — translation MPNYADIFNREMLDELFPATRTDEFFEALFGDAEDGSYDISLSYKGESENGVDFELQLRQRPGCCLACNLTYGLPQVFSRHPIINIQGMAQKIGEALGRPENVSWQLGATREMSRELHVIPLSVRLD, via the coding sequence ATGCCTAACTACGCAGATATTTTCAACCGGGAGATGCTGGATGAACTTTTTCCGGCAACCAGAACAGACGAATTCTTTGAAGCTCTTTTCGGTGACGCCGAGGACGGAAGCTACGATATTTCGCTAAGCTACAAAGGAGAATCCGAAAACGGGGTTGACTTTGAGCTTCAACTCAGACAGCGCCCGGGCTGCTGCCTGGCCTGCAATCTGACCTACGGGCTGCCGCAGGTCTTTTCGCGCCACCCTATCATTAATATTCAGGGAATGGCTCAAAAGATCGGCGAAGCTCTGGGAAGGCCGGAAAACGTTTCCTGGCAGTTGGGTGCTACCAGAGAAATGAGCAGAGAGTTGCATGTAATACCTCTTTCGGTAAGACTGGACTGA
- a CDS encoding methylated-DNA--[protein]-cysteine S-methyltransferase encodes MKNIYYSRFTTSLCEVVVSGNGESLTSLHLNTGSGAGPIEIPDHWIRDDSMFKEAVRQINEYLAGERRNFDLEIAPEGTDFQKMVWAELCRIPWGETRTYREVAENIGKAKAFRAVGAANSKNPLPLIIPCHRVVGSNGSLTGFAMGLDLKRKLLELEGIVCPS; translated from the coding sequence ATGAAGAATATATATTACAGCAGGTTCACTACTTCTCTATGTGAAGTTGTCGTTTCCGGAAACGGAGAAAGTCTGACTTCCCTGCACTTGAATACCGGCAGCGGGGCCGGACCGATCGAAATTCCCGACCATTGGATCAGAGACGACTCCATGTTCAAGGAGGCCGTGCGCCAGATAAACGAGTATCTTGCCGGTGAACGCAGGAATTTTGATCTTGAAATTGCCCCGGAGGGGACTGATTTCCAGAAAATGGTCTGGGCGGAGTTGTGCCGCATTCCATGGGGAGAAACAAGGACGTACAGGGAAGTGGCGGAAAATATAGGCAAGGCGAAGGCCTTCAGGGCTGTGGGGGCTGCTAATTCGAAGAATCCGTTGCCCCTGATAATACCGTGTCACCGCGTGGTGGGCTCAAACGGAAGTCTTACCGGATTCGCTATGGGACTGGATCTTAAGCGGAAACTGCTTGAACTGGAAGGAATTGTCTGCCCGTCCTGA
- a CDS encoding glycosyltransferase family A protein, with the protein MFLNLADRDGFMCLISIVIPNYNYGRFADRFFSSLAAQTFSLADVQILFVDDGSTDDSMEQAVKWSGRLECASFEILTPARSGRPGPVRNYGLERARGEYLCCLDPDDTFHPEFLESCLDVLRRNSGGHIVYTDYLEKSSENSREVFLPEFKPVYLRTQNVIPSATVFHRKVWDSGARYPANTAYEDWDFWIQCVLGGFRFRHISGVRYTYERHEAGFTGLAEQEDGRAKAQIVLNNPEFFHPTVVCWAHDFFRGRPYAPAFSRGRIPSPEDVVKVLKLFE; encoded by the coding sequence GTGTTTTTAAATCTTGCAGACCGGGACGGATTCATGTGCCTGATTTCCATTGTCATCCCGAATTATAATTACGGCAGGTTTGCCGACCGTTTTTTCAGTTCGCTGGCGGCGCAGACCTTTTCTCTTGCTGATGTTCAGATCCTGTTTGTGGATGATGGAAGCACTGATGATTCCATGGAGCAGGCCGTAAAGTGGTCCGGGAGGCTGGAGTGCGCGAGTTTCGAAATTCTGACCCCTGCGCGCAGCGGACGTCCGGGGCCGGTCAGAAATTACGGACTGGAAAGGGCGCGTGGCGAATATCTTTGCTGCCTGGACCCGGATGATACATTCCACCCCGAGTTTTTGGAATCCTGCCTTGACGTACTTCGCCGTAATTCCGGCGGACACATCGTGTATACCGACTACTTGGAGAAATCGTCCGAAAATTCCCGTGAAGTTTTTCTTCCCGAATTCAAGCCTGTCTATCTCAGAACCCAGAATGTCATACCCTCGGCAACAGTCTTTCACCGCAAGGTCTGGGACAGCGGAGCAAGGTATCCCGCGAATACCGCCTACGAGGATTGGGATTTCTGGATTCAATGTGTCCTGGGCGGATTCCGGTTTCGGCATATTTCCGGGGTCCGGTATACTTACGAAAGGCATGAAGCCGGTTTTACCGGCCTGGCGGAGCAGGAAGACGGGCGTGCAAAGGCACAGATAGTGCTGAACAACCCTGAATTCTTTCATCCGACGGTCGTGTGCTGGGCACATGATTTTTTTCGCGGCAGGCCGTACGCACCTGCTTTCAGCCGCGGGCGCATACCCTCACCTGAAGATGTTGTGAAGGTATTGAAATTATTTGAATAG
- a CDS encoding tetratricopeptide repeat protein: MFENLRYGIFSNNSKHVSNDRLALVGLGATEISVYSSWEKASAGLKENAIDVALVDEDLHDINGFACLKNLKRQASRSLPVIMVTTDQRKDSVLNAISGGCGGYVLRPYSMETMKRHLYAAYMSATPDEIERELLSASWEMVSNGSFDEAITGFEEIVEELAEAQKNPAEEYFEKGLNYLSQEKYGKAIIAFNKAIALNEMYAEAYKGMADAYKGKGDMDNYQEFLTRAADIYAIQDNLDNVKELFIEILQNEPEAVNPFNRLGVKLRKEGDYNGAIRAYHQACTFTPNDANLYYNMARAYTYSKDYESALNYTELSLRLDSSLEPAKALHSQIIRIMEKEQSKPGPSTPASGSEKVIIDNGD; encoded by the coding sequence ATGTTTGAAAATTTAAGATACGGTATATTTTCCAACAATTCAAAACATGTCTCAAATGACAGATTGGCGCTGGTCGGTCTTGGAGCGACCGAGATCAGCGTGTATTCTTCTTGGGAAAAAGCCTCCGCCGGCCTGAAGGAAAATGCCATCGATGTGGCTCTGGTGGATGAGGATCTGCATGATATAAACGGCTTCGCCTGCCTGAAAAACCTGAAGCGCCAGGCTTCAAGGTCACTCCCTGTAATCATGGTAACTACCGACCAGCGCAAGGATTCGGTTCTGAATGCGATTTCCGGAGGCTGCGGAGGATACGTTCTGCGTCCATACAGCATGGAAACAATGAAACGGCATCTCTATGCAGCTTACATGAGCGCTACGCCGGATGAAATTGAACGTGAACTGCTGAGCGCATCATGGGAAATGGTTTCGAACGGAAGTTTTGACGAGGCCATAACCGGATTCGAAGAAATTGTAGAGGAACTCGCCGAAGCCCAAAAGAACCCGGCAGAAGAATATTTCGAAAAAGGCCTGAACTATCTCTCGCAGGAAAAATACGGCAAGGCCATCATCGCCTTCAACAAAGCCATAGCTCTGAACGAAATGTACGCCGAAGCGTATAAGGGCATGGCCGACGCCTATAAAGGCAAAGGCGATATGGACAACTATCAGGAGTTCCTGACCAGAGCTGCCGACATTTACGCAATTCAGGACAATCTGGATAATGTGAAGGAACTTTTCATCGAAATTCTGCAGAACGAGCCGGAAGCGGTAAACCCGTTCAACCGTCTGGGGGTGAAGCTGCGGAAAGAGGGCGACTACAACGGCGCCATCAGGGCCTACCATCAGGCCTGCACCTTCACTCCAAATGATGCCAACCTCTATTACAACATGGCCAGAGCCTATACGTACTCCAAGGATTATGAAAGCGCCCTGAACTATACGGAACTTTCATTGCGCCTTGATTCGTCGCTTGAACCGGCCAAGGCCCTGCACAGCCAGATCATCAGGATAATGGAAAAAGAGCAGAGCAAACCCGGACCTTCCACTCCGGCTTCCGGCAGCGAAAAGGTAATTATCGACAACGGAGACTGA
- the msrB gene encoding peptide-methionine (R)-S-oxide reductase MsrB, with protein sequence MVKAGEIATATLAGGCFWCVEADMEKIDGVIDVVSGYTGGDVENPSYEQVGTGTTGHLEAVQVRFDTAKVGYETILEVFFKHHDPTDPGGSFNDRGSQYRSAIFYHDEGQKALAEKAVADLDSSGVFSRPVVTGILPFSRFYPAEEYHQDYHRKNPARYTWYRFLSGRNSFIMEHWGGSNPEKGFAIENGEVEDNGDNNLQQRLTPLQFDVVRNDATEPAFNNEYWDNKREGIYVDIVSGEPLFSSADKFDSGTGWPSFTRPIDPEGIVERVDDSFFMKRTEVRSRRADSHLGHVFDDGPRPTGLRYCINSASLRFIPREEMDRNGYGDYLHLFE encoded by the coding sequence ATGGTAAAAGCTGGCGAAATTGCAACAGCGACACTGGCCGGAGGTTGTTTCTGGTGTGTCGAGGCGGATATGGAAAAGATTGACGGCGTGATTGACGTTGTTTCCGGATATACCGGCGGGGACGTTGAAAACCCGAGTTATGAGCAGGTCGGCACAGGCACTACAGGGCATCTTGAAGCTGTACAGGTTCGATTTGACACGGCGAAAGTCGGTTATGAAACGATCCTTGAGGTCTTTTTCAAACATCATGATCCCACCGATCCGGGAGGTTCGTTCAATGACAGAGGCAGCCAGTACCGTTCCGCGATTTTCTATCACGATGAAGGCCAGAAGGCCCTTGCGGAAAAGGCCGTTGCCGATCTTGATTCTTCCGGGGTGTTTTCCCGGCCGGTAGTGACCGGAATACTTCCATTCAGCAGGTTTTATCCGGCTGAAGAATATCATCAGGACTACCACAGGAAGAATCCGGCGCGGTATACCTGGTATCGTTTTCTGTCCGGCAGGAATTCATTCATAATGGAGCATTGGGGAGGTTCCAATCCGGAGAAGGGTTTTGCCATAGAAAACGGGGAGGTTGAAGATAACGGAGATAATAATCTGCAGCAACGGCTGACTCCGCTGCAGTTCGATGTTGTCAGGAACGATGCTACAGAACCTGCTTTCAATAATGAATATTGGGACAACAAGCGTGAAGGAATATACGTGGATATCGTTTCCGGTGAACCTTTGTTCAGTTCTGCTGATAAGTTCGACTCCGGAACCGGATGGCCCAGTTTTACCCGTCCCATTGATCCCGAGGGCATTGTCGAGCGGGTGGATGATTCCTTTTTTATGAAAAGGACCGAAGTCCGTTCGCGGAGAGCCGATTCGCATCTTGGCCATGTGTTTGATGACGGCCCACGGCCAACCGGGCTGAGATACTGCATAAATTCAGCGTCTTTGAGGTTTATCCCCCGGGAAGAGATGGACCGTAACGGGTATGGAGATTATCTGCACCTCTTTGAGTAG